A window of Hyperolius riggenbachi isolate aHypRig1 chromosome 1, aHypRig1.pri, whole genome shotgun sequence contains these coding sequences:
- the OSTC gene encoding oligosaccharyltransferase complex subunit OSTC, translating into MESLYRMPFTILECPNLKLKKPSWLHMPSTMTVYAMVVVSYFLITGGIIYDVIVEPPSVGSMTDENGHQRPVAFLAYRVNGQYIMEGLASSFLFTMGGLGFIILDRSNTPNIPKLNRFLLLFIGFVCVLLSFFMARVFMRMKLPGYLMG; encoded by the exons ATGGAGTCCCTATACAGGATGCCCTTTACTATACTAGAATGTCCCAACCTCAAGCTGAAGAAGCCATCCTGGCTGCATATGCCATCAACAATGACTGTCTATGCTATGGTGGTGGTCTCCTACTTCCTCATCACTGGAG GAATCATTTATGATGTGATTGTGGAACCTCCTAGCGTTGGATCTATGACAGATGAAAATGGGCACCAAAGACCAGTGGCTTTCTTGGCCTATAG GGTGAATGGCCAGTACATCATGGAAGGACTGGCTTCCAGCTTCCTGTTTACAATGGGTGGTTTAGGATTCATTATCCTGGATCGTTCCAATACACCAAATATTCCAAAGCTGAACAGATTCTTGCTGCTGTTTATTGGGTTTGTGTGTGTCCTACTCAGCTTCTTTATGGCCAGAGTCTTCATGAGGATGAAGTTGCC